A window of the Fusarium poae strain DAOMC 252244 chromosome 3, whole genome shotgun sequence genome harbors these coding sequences:
- a CDS encoding hypothetical protein (TransMembrane:1 (o632-649i)~BUSCO:16124at5125), translating into MDSPNTPQELPRSQDASESPKPSQQSQIVVPVIKNDTPEDTSGVRFSSAVEEISPTQPAAVEPSSSSLEQEDGDQSSPFTEVTADQLKAFTKSLHGRPLQELRLNNCQFEAFSLPPSRVWPPPYPVIHAQTISVTPSQSACNSKLLFAGFCNPSVVAYPEPNASSLPKVPSHEDESGQSTRLPTPTSASFQSPHSSPQISSLASPPLTPAGSGQASSDRKSREGSKANEPPVITPQPSSSHDRASVAPDRRPSAQRAASDHAVRRASSAEEQHQPHRRGMFGGGAGSVPASRESSPSRSSASHFYSKPFTPGGDINDPYAKGRRPAPAAHTTKHSIDPRFIFSRKKKHSSPHGSKANLNEKRGSSIFGGSARNSSEELTHNDSATTGSLHTGHGSMADLKRFFRKGGHHNKKRESSPVPSIKIGSKAAPAAPKSTQQLPFGDDHGLSSKYGKLGKFLGSGAGGSVRLMKRKDDGTVFAVKEFRARHTYETEKEYNKKVTAEFCVGSTLHHGNIIETLDILQEKGRWYEVMEYAPFDLFAIVMTGRMSREEITCCFLQILNGVTYLHSVGLAHRDLKLDNVVVSSKGIMKIIDFGSAHVFKYPFETDTVPAKGIVGSDPYLAPEVYDSKEYDAVAVDIWSLAIIFCCMTLRRFPWKVPRMTDNSFKLFAADPTPGHDPKKLIVPSKSTNDLTTTPARDFLAEDETKKHLQQERKPDGASDQANTATDSKTSESKPAASGEKKEVIRGPWRILRLLPRESRHIVSRMLDLDPKKRARMDEILQEPWVADTVICQQFDHGEVVPAEDHTHILEPPANQQPEKK; encoded by the exons ATGGATTCCCCAAATACACCACAGGAGCTTCCGCGCTCTCAGGATGCCTCTG AATCTCCGAAACCGAGTCAACAGTCTCAGATAGTAGTCCCTGTGATTAAGAATGACACACCTGAAGATACTTCTGGTGTCCGGTTCTCTTCCGCTGTCGAGGAGATCTCGCCTACGCAACCGGCTGCTGTTGAACCGTCGTCATCGAGCTTAGAACAGGAAGATGGAGACCAATCGAGTCCTTTTACAGAAGTAACGGCAGATCAGCTCAAGGCATTTACAAAGTCACTTCACGGACGACCTCTTCAAGAACTGCGCCTTAACAACTGCCAGTTTGAAGCATTCTCACTCCCGCCCTCCCGAGTATGGCCCCCCCCCTATCCCGTTATTCACGCACAAACAATCTCTGTAACACCCTCGCAATCAGCTTGTAACTCAAAGCTGTTGTTCGCCGGTTTCTGCAATCCGAGTGTTGTAGCATATCCAGAGCCCAATGCTTCGTCATTACCCAAG GTTCCATCGCACGAAGATGAATCCGGTCAGTCTACGAGACTGCCCACACCCACTTCTGCCAGCTTCCAATCCCCACACAGCAGCCCTCAAATCTCTTCATTGGCGTCTCCTCCCCTTACTCCCGCGGGATCCGGTCAGGCTAGTTCGGATAGAAAGTCTAGGGAAGGGTCGAAAGCGAACGAGCCTCCAGTTATCACCCCACAACCATCGTCATCCCACGACAGAGCATCGGTAGCTCCCGACAGGAGGCCCTCGGCTCAACGAGCTGCTTCGGATCATGCGGTTCGTAGAGCGTCCTCAGCTGAAGAGCAGCACCAACCTCATCGCCGAGGCATGTTTGGAGGCGGGGCCGGTTCAGTGCCTGCTTCCCGAGAGTCAAGCCCTTCTCGCAGTTCAGCATCCCACTTTTACTCAAAGCCATTTACCCCTGGTGGTGATATCAATGATCCATACGCCAAAGGTCGACGCCCTGCGCCAGCAGCACACACTACAAAGCATTCGATCGATCCCAGATTTATTTTCTCtcgcaagaagaagcataGTTCTCCTCACGGATCAAAAGCAAATCTCAACGAAAAGCGCGGGTCTTCGATTTTCGGCGGCAGTGCAAGAAACAGTAGTGAAGAATTGACGCACAACGACAGTGCTACCACTGGTAGTCTTCACACCGGACATGGCTCGATGGCGGACTTGAAGCGGTTCTTTCGCAAGGGAGGGCATCACAATAAGAAGAGGGAGTCGTCTCCAGTGCCATCAATCAAGATTGGCTCCAAGGCGGCCCCAGCCGCTCCTAAATCGACCCAGCAGCTACCTTTCGGAGACGATCATGGTCTATCTTCCAAGTATGGAAAGCTTGGTAAATTCTTGGGATCCGGAGCTGGCGGTTCGGTCAGGTTGATGAAGCGCAAGGACGACGGCACCGTGTTTGCTGTGAAGGAGTTCCGTGCGAGACACACCTACGAAACCGAAAAGGAGTACAACAAAAAGGTGACTGCTGAGTTCTGTGTTGGGTCaactcttcatcatggcaacATCATCGAAACATTGGACATTCTCCAAGAAAAGGGACGTTGGTATGAAGTGATGGAATATGCGCCGTTCGATCTCTTCGCAATAGTCATGACCGGCCGGATGTCGAGGGAAGAGATAACATGCTGCTTCCTTCAGATTCTCAATGGCGTAACCTATCTGCACAGCGTAGGACTGGCACATCGCGATTTGAAGCTGGATAACGTGGTTGTGAGCAGCAAGGGCATTATGAAAATCATCGATTTTGGTAGTGCTCATGTCTTCAAATACCCTTTTGAGACCGACACTGTACCTGCTAAAG GTATCGTCGGCTCTGACCCTTATCTTGCACCCGAGGTTTACGACTCTAAAGAATATGACGCTGTGGCTGTAGATATTTGGTCTTTGGCTATTATCTTTTGTTGCATGACTCTTCGCCGCTTCCCTTGGAAGGTACCACGAATGACAGACAACTCTTTCAAGTTGTTCGCAGCGGATCCAACTCCAGGGCATGATCCCAAAAAGTTAATTGTGCCTTCAAAGTCAACGAACGATCTGACTACCACACCTGCACGGGATTTCTTGGCCGAGGACGAGACAAAGAAGCATCTTCAGCAGGAGCGAAAACCAGATGGAGCCTCGGACCAGGCTAATACCGCGACTGATTCCAAGACATCTGAATCCAAGCCTGCAGCTTcaggagaaaagaaagaagtcaTTCGGGGGCCATGGCGTATCCTGCGTCTGCTGCCTAGAGAGAGCAGACACATTGTCAGCCGAATGCTTGACCTCGACCCCAAGAAAAGAGCCCGTatggacgagattcttcaaGAGCCATGGGTTGCCGATACCGTCATCTGCCAACAATTTGATCATGGCGAGGTTGTTCCTGCAGAAGATCACACCCACATCCTAGAACCACCAGCCAATCAACAGCCAGAAAAGAAGTGA
- the HSP10 gene encoding 10 kDa heat shock protein (BUSCO:57954at5125) — protein MATSIKSIRALAPLLDRVLVQRVKAETKTASGIFLPESSVEKLNEAKVLAVGPGALDKKGNRLPMGVTVGDRVLIPQFGGSPVKAGEEEFQLFRDSEILAKINE, from the exons ATG GCCACCTCCATCAAGTCCATCCGAGCTCTTGCTCCCCTCCTTGACCGTGTCCTCGTCCAGCGTGTCAAGGCTGAGACCAAGACCGCCAGCGGCATCTTCCTGCCCGAGTCCAGCGTCGAGAAGCTCAACGAGGCCAAGGTCCTGGCCGTTGGCCCCGGTGCCCTCGACAAGAAGGGTAACCGTCTACCTATGGGTGTTACCGTTGGTGACCGTGTCCTGATCCCCCAATTTGGTGGCTCTCCCGTCAAGGCCGGCGAGGAGGAGTTCCAGCTCTTCCGCGACAGCGA GATCCTGGCCAAGATCAACGAATAA
- a CDS encoding hypothetical protein (SECRETED:SignalP(1-16)~BUSCO:35135at5125~CAZy:AA9) produces the protein MKFLTTVIGLASAANAHTLFTTLFIDGENQGDGTCVRQPKDASTANSPIYPIDGAAMACGRDGGKAVQYICPAPGGAQLTFQFRESPSGHKKGAIAEGHRGPCSVYMKRVDDMFSDSAAGDGWFKVFEDGYNVKEDKWCVDRLIENNGLLSVNLPTGLPSGYYLVRPEILALHSAPDGDPQFYQSCAQIFIENGPEGPLEIPKKYETSIPGYVTKKDPAVTFNIYDEHGEYPIHGPDVWNPTSKETGTKKSQKDGLVPKSCLAKNANWCGKPLAKYSDQDGCWAAAKKCWDEVGDCWDNAPPTGGYGCDTWNDYCQEINDACKAKNFDGPPAFSGKEHYVGAPGPIPASYGKFKAIAIDVTEEVKNPNSDSKPVEGDYKAPSYDLPGVDVPSKTTKAVKAPAATTKASIPASKTQSTQETATRKWDKYEKNTKFSDTPVIAAPLPVETFPVKVSEDGLCGGETGQTCEGSRFGDCCSRGGKCGRKAKHCECGCQKVFGICSQK, from the exons ATGAAGTTTCTTACTACTGTCATCGGTCTCGCTTCTGCTGCGAATGCCCATACCCTCTTCACCACTCTCTTCATTGATGGAGAGAACCAGGGCGATGGTACCTGCGTTCGCCAGCCCAAGGATGCCTCCACTGCCAACAGCCCTATCTACCCTATTGACGGAGCTGCCATGGCCTGCG GTAGAGATGGAGGCAAGGCTGTTCAGTATATCTGTCCTGCCCCAGGCGGTGCTCAACTGACCTTCCAATTCCGTGAATCTCCCAGCGGCCACAAGAAGGGTGCTATTGCCGAAGGCCACCGAGGCCCTTGCTCCGTCTACATGAAGAGGGTCGATGATATGTTTTCTGACTCTGCTGCTGGAGACGGATGGTTCAAGGTTTTTGAAGATGGCTACAACGTCAAGGAGGACAAGTGGTGCGTCGACCGTCTCATCGAAAACAACGGACTTCTGTCTGTCAACCTTCCTACCGGCCTTCCTTCTGGATACTACCTGGTCCGCCCTGAGATTCTCGCCCTGCACAGTGCTCCCGACGGCGACCCTCAGTTCTACCAAAGCTGTGCTCAGATCTTCATCGAGAACGGCCCTGAAGGTCCTCTTGAGATTCCCAAAAAGTACGAAACCAGTATCCCTGGCTATGTCACCAAGAAAGACCCCGCCGTAACCTTCAATATCTACGATGAGCATGGCGAATACCCTATTCACGGACCCGATGTCTGGAATCCCACTTCCAAGGAGACTGGTACCAAGAAGTCCCAGAAGGACGGTCTTGTTCCCAAGAGCTGCTTGGCCAAGAACGCCAACTGGTGCGGCAAGCCCCTTGCTAAATACTCGGATCAGGATGGCTGTTGGGCTGCGGCCAAGAAGTGCTGGGACGAAGTTGGTGACTGCTGGGACAATGCTCCTCCCACCGGCGGTTACGGTTGCGATACCTGGAACGACTACTGCCAGGAAATCAACGACGCTTGCAAGGCGAAGAACTTTGATGGGCCTCCCGCTTTCAGCGGTAAGGAACATTATGTCGGCGCACCCGGTCCTATCCCTGCTTCCTATGGAAAATTCAAGGCCATTGCCATTGACGTGACAGAGGAGGTTAAGAACCCCAATTCGGACTCCAAGCCTGTTGAAGGCGACTACAAAGCCCCCAGCTACGATTTGCCCGGCGTCGACGTCCCTAGCAAGACCACCAAGGCTGTCAAGGCACCTGCTGCTACAACCAAGGCTTCGATTCCTGCTTCCAAGACCCAATCTACCCAAGAGACGGCAACCCGTAAGTGGGACAAGTACGAAAAGAACACCAAGTTCAGCGATACTCCTGTCATCGCTGCCCCTCTGCCCGTCGAGACCTTCCCCGTGAAGGTATCTGAGGACGGTCTCTGCGGTGGCGAGACTGGCCAGACTTGCGAGGGTAGCAGATTCGGTGATTGCTGCTCTCGTGGGGGCAAGTGTGGCCGCAAGGCTAAGCATTGTGAGTGCGGTTGCCAGAAGGTTTTTGGTATTTGCAGTCAGAAGTAA
- the YPT2 gene encoding GTPase Ypt2 (BUSCO:46602at5125): MSSNRNYDFLIKLLLIGDSGVGKSCCLLRFSEDSFTPSFITTIGIDFKIRTIELDGKRVKLQIWDTAGQERFRTITTAYYRGAMGILLVYDVTDERSFNNIRTWFQNVEQHATEGVNKILIGNKCDWEEKRVVSTEQGQALADELGIPFLEVSAKSNINIDKAFYSLAADIKKRLIDNSKNDQPAASGVNVNDKSESGGSKCC, translated from the exons ATGTCGAGTAATCGCAACTATGATTTCCTG ATTAAGCTGCTCCTGATAGGCGACTCCGGCGTCGGCAAGTCGTGCTGTCTGCTACGGTTCAGCGAAGACTCCTTCACCCCTTCATTCATCACCACTATCGGTATCGACTTCAAGATCAGGACCATTGAGCTCGATGGAAAGCGCGTCAAGCTGCAGATTTGGGATACCGCTGGCCAGGAGCGTTTCCGCACTATCACCACCGCCTATTACCGCGGTGCCATGGGCATCCTCCTTGTCTACGACGTCACCGACGAGCGCTCGTTCAACA ATATCCGAACCTGGTTCCAAAACGTCGAGCAGCACGCTACCGAGGGTGTTAACAAGATTCTGATCGGCAACAAGTGCGACTGGGAGGAGAAGCGCGTTGTTTCCACCGAGCAAGGCCAAGCCCTCGCCGACGAGCTGGGCATCCCTTTCCTCGAGGTCTCCGCCAAgagcaacatcaacatcgacAAGGCCTTTTACAGCCTGGCCGCAGATATCAAGAAGCGACTTATCGACAACTCCAAGAACGACCAACCTGCAGCGAGCGGCGTCAACGTCAACGATAAGAGCGAGAGCGGCGGCAGCAAGTGCTGTTAA
- a CDS encoding hypothetical protein (BUSCO:8558at5125), which produces MLAKSIDVKVRPLASPSLEKASLQGAARVYVSKETLLSLNGTLEVGKHCILTRLENAAATKDSPKEDEQQELQREASLWSIKEKNLSPNVVVMTRAFQEASGFKIGDLIRISLAGTTPNADEVVVQDVTEKTDKTSDDLERLEEFEKTAKYKPSWEMLTAPAFVRAELLFPGMVVEATLSSKWRRNFKVISVNSQTNSLARFDPSSTNITVVDKEAADVKVDAHGGELVVTGVPGMAPQITALNDFLDAYRTNIVITGERQSCAFVIHGGHGTGKTFILDRIAATKWGKVHWIKPSDKLASMRETFKLAQSQQPSMILIDDLQDLITKDRSNHDSVIALLRDELDDLAASALSSNSLPKVIIVATCSDFLNDIPEPLRSPTRFGDHVPLPIPKIQERLEILEFLDLPINPAEKQSVMLDLAQRTHAYSPLDLGMLCKKAKYDLGVRLRKAGVDRLSDGEYFLEASDINKAKKAVRPTAMRDINLNPPTIHWQDVGGQDVLKKVLNRMIKYTKNPERSLRPPPKGLLLYGPPGCSKTLSAQAAATESGFNFFAVKGAELLNMYVGETERAVRTLFERASNAAPSIIFFDEIDSIGGQRTGSGAASRSTGAVNMLTTLLTEMDGFEALSGVLILAATNRPESMDPALMRPGRFDQLLYVGPPDEATREAIFKVHLRGLPLAPDVDIPMLSRLAEGYSGAEIKAICDETCMIVQERYDEDENEKLELAMADLTTVLEKTPRNITQQMIDGYEKWHRLHKRG; this is translated from the exons ATGCTTGCCAAAAGTATTGACGTCAAGGTCAGACCCTTGGCGAGTCCGAGCCTCGAAAAAGCGAGTCTTCAAGGTGCCGCCCGTGTGTATGTGAGCAAAGAGACATTGCTCTCACTGAACGGCACATTGGAAGTCGGGAAGCATTGTATCCTCACAAGGCTAGAAAACGCCGCCGCAACAAAAGACTCGCCCAAAGAAGATGAACAACAAGAGCTACAGCGAGAAGCCTCGCTATGGAGtataaaggaaaagaatCTCAGCCCAAACGTCGTCGTCATGACGAGGGCATTCCAAGAAGCTTCAGGTTTCAAGATCGGTGACCTCATTCGCATATCACTCGCAGGAACGACGCCCAACGCTGATGAGGTGGTTGTGCAAGATGTGACCGAGAAGACAGACAAAACCTCGGATGACCTCGAGCGATTAGAGGAATTCGAGAAAACAGCAAAGTATAAGCCGTCGTGGGAGATGCTAACCGCACCCGCCTTTG TACGTGCTGAACTGTTGTTTCCCGGAATGGTGGTAGAGGCAACGCTCAGCAGCAAATGGCGACGGAACTTCAAGGTCATATCCGTCAACTCGCAGACCAACAGTTTGGCAAGATTCGACCCAAGCTCGACCAACATCACGGTTGTAGACAAGGAAGCGGCAGACGTCAAAGTTGATGCACACGGCGGCGAGTTGGTCGTAACTGGTGTTCCTGGAATGGCTCCCCAGATCACGGCTCTCAACGATTTCCTTGATGCCTACAGGACAAACATTGTCATCACAGGCGAGAGACAATCCTGCGCCTTCGTGATTCACGGTGGTCACGGCACAGGAAAGACCTTCATTCTGGATCGTATTGCTGCGACAAAATGGGGCAAAGTCCATTGGATCAAGCCCTCGGACAAACTTGCAAGCATGAGAGAAACTTTCAAGCTTGCGCAGAGTCAGCAACCGAGCATGATCCTGATTGACGATCTTCAGGACTTGATTACCAAGGACCGTTCAAATCACGACTCGGTCATTGCACTGTTACGCGATGAGCTGGATGACCTTGCTGCAAGCGCATTGTCAAGCAATTCTCTGCCTAAAGTTATTATCGTGGCTACATGCTCCGACTTTCTCAATGACATTCCGGAACCACTTCGGAGCCCAACTCGTTTTGGTGATCATGTCCCACTGCCTATCCCCAAGATACAAGAGAGACTTGAGATTCTCGAGTTCCTTGATCTACCCATCAACCCAGCGGAAAAGCAGTCGGTTATGTTGGATTTAGCACAAAGGACACACGCATACAGCCCACTTGATCTCGGAATGCTGTGCAAGAAAGCCAAATATGACCTAGGAGTTCGGCTGCGAAAAGCAGGTGTTGACAGATTATCGGATGGAGAGTATTTCCTGGAGGCATCCGATATCAATAAAGCTAAAAAGGCCGTTCGACCCACGGCTATGCGTGATATCAACCTGAACCCTCCTACGATCCATTGGCAAGATGTCGGTGGCCAAGATGTGTTAAAGAAAGTGCTCAACCGAATGATCAAGTACACCAAGAATCCCGAACGGTCCCTTCGCCCTCCTCCAAAGGGCCTCCTTCTTTATGGCCCCCCTGGTTGTTCCAAAACACTATCCGCCCAAGCTGCTGCCACAGAGTccggcttcaacttcttcgcGGTCAAAGGTGCAGAGCTTCTTAACATGTATGTTGGAGAGACTGAACGTGCGGTCCGAACCCTCTTCGAGCGTGCCAGCAATGCAGCtccttccatcatcttctttgaCGAAATCGATTCCATCGGCGGTCAACGAACAGGAAGTGGCGCTGCCTCTCGCAGTACCGGAGCAGTCAACATGCTCACTACCCTTCTCACCGAGATGGACGGGTTCGAGGCCCTTTCGGGCGTGCTTATCCTCGCTGCGACCAACCGCCCCGAATCTATGGATCCTGCCCTGATGCGTCCTGGCCGTTTCGACCAACTCCTTTACGTAGGACCTCCTGACGAGGCCACCCGGGAAGCCATTTTCAAGGTTCACCTACGTGGTCTGCCACTTGCACCTGATGTTGATATCCCTATGCTCTCCCGTCTTGCGGAAGGGTACTCGGGTGCCGAAATCAAGGCTATTTGCGACGAAACCTGCATGATCGTACAGGAGCGctatgacgaggatgagaacGAGAAGCTTGAACTTGCCATGGCTGATTTGACTACTGTGCTCGAGAAGACGCCCCGTAACATAACGCAACAAATGATTGACGGCTACGAGAAGTGGCATAGACTACACAAGAGGGGCTAG
- a CDS encoding hypothetical protein (BUSCO:9670at5125), whose amino-acid sequence MIGQTALRSPASLWRQRGFRTFVGEWSSPPPPKPKLKRIPRPKPNTISIWQPGHAHCPPQIRNSRQPQTVPRYSPDPHFRSPNNTSRLRFATQRTLPTLWFCTFLFGFVARRSHPSACPVVVALSFSRRLLPWRVANSGCPTHPRSADFRQRLIPSSAQSLIAWRIDGPFTRSTLFYFPLDIPTRASQRIPAYHLELAPDLAAYTNLSAEGEPESLMMAQPVPHQPTDRKRVKVYELRNNDWFDRGTGFCSASFETLDDGRKDPRVVVESEDHPDRLLLETKIQKEDGFQKQQGTYPDRVAGTQQWGRYGIELPGSRRMRINLAFYDGLSDDLAIDVPPAINLPNAELGNLGDIESTMRMMNTTANGRDALAKAIMAEDFIGKIVPLVEMAEDLESLQDLHRLCNIMKTVILLNDTSIIEHAVSDECVLGVVGALEYDPDFPSHKANHRHWLGNQGRYKEVVPIEDEQIRRKIHQTYRLQYLKDVVLARILDDPTFSVLNSLIFFNQVDIVQHLQANAAFLNELFGIFSPSNNDQKRKKEAVLFIQQCCAIAKNIQPPARQTLYNNFLAHGLLQVINFGLRHHDVGVRVGATDILISIIDHDPQMIRQTLYRQVHEKVTPLTDSLIDLLLVEVDLGVKSQISEALKVLLDPGPQQLQNENFQKANGELYSQEMLQVSTDPQQEVFLHAFYADSAPKLFKPLVDLEKRTDMNFSVQQASMFTYLIDILTFFIRQHAVRVKFYVMGHDIVKRVSQLLGCPEKFLRLVAIRFFRSIIGMQDEFYIKHLTEKQVLGPILEVLIGTMPRDNLLASACLEFFEFIKKENVKDVIKYLVVNHRDQLMTLSYMPTFRDIVLRYDQTRGYTSNVDYFMEGEDEMGRRPPPNTRLMEQITVDQEQEEYWAGSDNEEEEDNSSKDGEKTPSTNGSITSKLLVDYASDEETDENADPEATPDSHSDVASDAVGSPIDLSLGGGVPPPERLSEKRRREEEEDDDEIGKLMHNKRRNSSGSIGSVSSNPRGLTKRKSFTAGSTSGSSKKIAISLSSGLKTGSGPGSNEES is encoded by the exons ATGATTGGACAGACAGCACTCCGTTCACCAGCCTCACTGTGGCGGCAACGAGGCTTCCGCACCTTTGTAGGGGAATGGTCCTCCCCTCCTCCCCCGAAACCGAAACTGAAGAGGATCCCAAGGCCTAAACCCAACACCATCTCCATCTGGCAGCCTGGTCACGCGCATTGCCCACCTCAAATCCGCAATTCTCGACAGCCTCAAACGGTCCCTCGATATAGTCCGGACCCTCACTTTCGATCACCAAACAATACTAGCCGACTTCGCTTCGCAACCCAACGCACTTTACCGACGCTTTGGTTCTGTACCTTCTTGTTCGGCTTCGTCGCCCGGCGTAGCCATCCATCCGCCTGTCCTGTCGTTGTCGCGCTTTCCTTTTCCCGCCGATTGCTTCCGTGGCGTGTCGCCAATTCTGGTTGTCCAACCCACCCCCGATCCGCCGACTTTCGCCAGCGCCTCATCCCGAGCTCAGCACAATCATTGATTGCATGGCGCATTGATGGGCCTTTCACTCGCTCGACTCTGTTCTATTTCCCTCTAGATATCCCGACTCGTGCGTCGCAGCGCATTCCGGCCTAC CATCTCGAACTTGCCCCGGATCTGGCTGCGTATACGAATCTCTCTGCCGAGGGAGAGCCCGAGTCTTTGATGATGGCACAGCCCGTGCCTCATCAGCCCACCGATCGAAAGCGCGTCAAGGTCTATGAGCTTCGCAACAATGATTGGTTTGACAGAGGTACTGGCTTCTGTAGCGCGAGCTTCGAGACT CTTGACGATGGTCGCAAAGATCCGCGCGTCGTTGTCGAATCAGAAGATCATCCCGATCGTCTCCTATTAGAAACAAAGATTCAGAAAGAAGATGGATTTCAGAAACAGCAAGGCAC ATACCCTGATCGTGTGGCAGGAACCCAGCAGTGGGGTCGATATGGCATTGAGCTTCCAGGAAGCAGAAGGATGCGCATTAATTTG GCGTTTT ACGATGGCCTTTCCGATGATCTTGCCATCGACGTCCCGCCAGCTATCAACCTGCCCAACGCCGAACTTGGAAATCTTGGCGATATCGAATCAACAATGCGAATGATGAACACTACCGCTAACGGCAGAGACGCGCTGGCCAAGGCAATCATGGCTGAAGATTTTATTGGCAAGATCGTTCCATTGGTCGAGATGGCTGAGGACCTAGAGAGCCTTCAAGACTTGCACCGACTTTGCAACATCATGAAGACGGTTATTCTTCTCAACGACACGTCGATTATCGAGCACGCGGTATCAGATGAATGCGTCTTGGGTGTTGTTGGCGCGCTAGAGTACGACCCTGACTTTCCTAGTCATAAAGCCAACCACCGACACTGGTTGGGTAATCAGGGCCGATACAAGGAAGTCGTTCCGATTGAAGATGAACAAATCCGCAGGAAAATTCACCAAACATACAGACTGCAGTACTTGAAGGACGTGGTTCTTGCCCGTATTCTTGACGACCCCACATTTTCAGTTCTCAATTCCCTCATCTTTTTCAACCAAGTCGATATTGTTCAGCATCTACAAGCAAATGCCGCTTTCCTTAACGAGCTCTTCGGTATTTTCAGTCCTTCAAACAACGaccagaagagaaagaaggaagCAGTGCTCTTTATTCAGCAATGTTGCGCTATAGCAAAAAACATTCAGCCACCAGCACGTCAGACATTATACAACAATTTCCTTGCTCATGGACTCTTACAAGTCATTAATTTCGGACTGCGGCATCATGATGTTGGTGTTCGGGTTGGAGCTACTGACATCCTGATATCCATCATCGATCACGATCCTCAAATGATTCGACAAACACTATATCGCCAAGTGCACGAGAAAGTCACCCCTCTCACCGACTCTTTGAtcgaccttcttcttgttgaggttgatcTCGGCGTGAAATCTCAAATATCAGAAGCGCTCAAGGTTCTTCTAGACCCTGGCCCCCAGCAACTCCAGAATGAGAATTTCCAGAAAGCCAACGGTGAGCTTTATAGCCAAGAAATGTTACAGGTCTCTACTGACCCCCAACAAGAGGTTTTCCTACACGCGTTTTACGCGGATTCGGCACCAAAGCTGTTCAAGCCACTGGTCGACTTGGAGAAGCGAACCGATATGAACTTTAGCGTTCAGCAAGCGTCGATGTTTACATATCTCATCGACATTCTCACATTCTTTATTCGTCAGCATGCAGTGCGTGTCAAGTTTTATGTCATGGGCCATGATATCGTCAAGCGTGTATCGCAGCTGCTTGGATGCCCCGAGAAATTCTTACGATTAG TCGCTATCCGATTTTTCCGCTCAATAATTGGAATGCAAGATGAGTTCTACATCAAACATCTTACGGAGAAGCAAGTACTAGGGCCTATTCTTGAAGTACTTATCGGAACTATGCCCCGTGACAATTTATTGGCTTCGGCATGCCTCGAGTTCTTTGAGTTCATTAAGAAGGAAAATGTCAAAGATGTCATCAAGTATCTCGTGGTCAATCACAGAGACCAACTGATGACTCTGAGCTACATGCCTACATTCCGAGATATCGTCCTTCGATACGACCAAACTAGAGGTTACACGTCAAACGTTGATTACTTTATGGAGGGCGAAGATGAGATGGGAAGGAGGCCCCCGCCCAACACAAGATTGATGGAGCAGATCACCGTCGACCAAGAACAAGAGGAGTATTGGGCAGGATCTGacaatgaagaagaagaggacaatTCAAGCAAGGATGGAGAAAAGACGCCGTCTACGAATGGATCAATCACCTCCAAGCTCCTTGTTGATTATGCTTCCGATGAGGAAACAGATGAAAACGCTGACCCCGAGGCAACGCCAGACAGCCACAGCGATGTAGCATCAGATGCCGTGGGCTCGCCGATCGACTTGAGTCTAGGAGGAGGTGTTCCGCCACCAGAGCGGCTTTCAGAAAAACGTCGAcgtgaagaggaggaagatgacgatgaaatCGGAAAGCTGATGCACAACAAGCGACGCAATAGCAGCGGCTCTATCGGCTCGGTCTCTAGTAACCCTCGCGGCTTGACAAAACGAAAAAGCTTCACCGCCGGCTCTACCAGCGGGAGCAGCAAGAAGATCGCAATTAGCCTTTCTTCGGGCTTAAAAACAGGCAGCGGCCCAGGGTCGAACGAGGAGTCGTAA